The DNA region GAGCCCGGTTTTGAGCCAGCCGTCGGAGCCGGCAGCGTCCGCGGCAACTGACGCCGACGTTGCCCAGGATGGGGCGGCTTCGACTGAAGCAGCTCCCGCATCCGGCCAGCCCGCCGCAGGTCCACAGCTGCCGCACGATTTGTCGCCGTGGGGCATGTACATGCAGGCCGACATCGTCGTGAAGGCGGTGATGATCGGCCTCGCCTTCGCCTCCGTCGTCACCTGGACTGTGTGGCTGGCGAAATCGCTCGAGCTGTCGTGGGCCAAGCGCCGCGTCACGCGCGCCTTCTCGAGCATCCATGCCGCGTCGAGCCTTGCCGAGGCCGCTCAGCGCCTGCAGGGCCAGAAGGGCATTGTCCTGGGATTGATCGAGCACGCCGCGGTCGAGCTCTCGCTTTCGGCAGACCTATCCGACAAGGACGGCATCAAGGAGCGCGTGTCCTCGCGGCTCGATGGCCTCGTCTCGGCGGCCGGCCGTGACATGAACCGCGGCACGGGCGTGCTCGCCACCATTGGCTCGACGGCGCCGTTCGTCGGCCTCTTCGGCACCGTCTGGGGCATCATGAACAGCTTCATCGGCATCGCGGAAACGCAGACGACCAACCTTGCCGTCGTCGCGCCGGGCATCGCCGAAGCACTCCTTGCGACGGCCATCGGCCTCGTTGCCGCCATTCCGGCGGTCATCATCTACAACCACTTCGCGCGCCAGATCGGCGGCTACAAGGCCATGATCGCTGAGGCTTCGGCTGAGGTCATGCGGTTGGTGTCCCGCGATCTCGACCGCGGTCTCAGGATCGCTCGGCCCCGCGCGGCGGAATGAGGTGACCCATGGCCGGACGTCTCGAAGACGGCGATGACCTCGCCGAGAACCATGAGATCAACGTCACGCCGTTCATCGACGTGATGCTCGTGCTCTTGATCATCTTCATGGTCGCAGCCCCGCTCTCGACTGTCGACGTTCCGGTCGATCTGCCGGTCGCCAGCGCGAAACCGCAGAAGCGTCCGCAGAAGCCGCTGTTCCTGACCGTCAAGCAGGACATGACGCTGGCGTTCGGCAACGACACCGTCACGCGCGGCCAGCTCGGGAGCGCACTCGACGCGACCACGGGATCTGACCGTCAGCAGCGTGTGTTCCTGCGCGCCGACAAGACCGTTCCCTACGGCGAGTTGATGGTCGTGATGAACCTTTTACGCCAGGCCGGCTATCTCAAGGTCGCGCTCGTGGGCCTCGAGGAGGTTCCGACGCCAAACACTGCGCAGCCGGGCCAGCCGCAACCTCCCGCACCCTCCGGATCAGGAGCTGCCACCAGTCCATGAGCAACACCTTCGAGCTGCTGCAGTCCTCGTGGCACGGATGGCGCCGCTGGATCGGCGCCGGACTGCTCGTGCTGACGCTGCACGTCGGCGGGGCGACCGCAGCTCTTTGGAACTGGGAGCCGGAGGAGTTCGAAGAGGACCCTGAAGGCGCGATGATGGTCGAGCTGGCGCCGATGCCCATCGCGCCGGCCGAGGAACGCATCAATTTGGCACCCGGACCGCTCTCCGAAGACTCGGTGCCCGTACCGCCCACCGAGGAGGTGAAGGAAATCACACCAGAAGAGCTTCTTCCTCCCGTCGAGGAATCGCTAAAAGCGCCCGATCCCGAGGTGGCTCTCGAGAAGATAAAGCCGGTCGAGGAGAAGGAAGAGGAAGAAGAGAAGAAGCCGCAGGAGGAAGTGCAGGCTCAGACCGTCGCCTCCGTCGCCGCCGCGCCGCCGCCGATCGAGGCCGCTGAAAAAGGGCCGAAGCCCGCCGCGCCTCGCCAAGGGAATTCGCGCAAGCCCAACCAAGCCGAGCTCTCCTGGCAGCGCGCCCTGAACCTGCATTTGAGCAAGCACAAGCGCTATCCGGGTGAGGCCCGCAGTCGCCGCATCCAGGGCGTCGTGATGGTCAGTTTCTCCGTCGACGGCAAAGGGCGCGTGAAAAACGCCCGCATGGTGAATGGCTCAGGCTCCCCGCTTCTGGATGACGAGGCACTCGAGATGCTGTCGCGCGCAAGCCCGATTCCGGCGCCGCCGAACATGACCGCGGCGGACGTGCGCGAGTTCACAATGCCGATCCAGTTCAACATCCGCTAATCGCTGCCAGCCACCCGGGCCGTTGAACGTCGCCATCGACCGCGCGCTTCGGGCGCGCTGCAACCCACCATCCTGGCGCTGGCCGGATTGTCGGTCGCGACATCAGGCGACGAGCGCCGCTACGCCCGCACGCTGGATCCGCACCGGGCACCGGTGACGCGCGACCTAGTCTCCCTCACCGTAGCCGCGGACGACTGCATGACGGCCGACGCAGCCGCCACGGCCCTCGTCGTTTTTGGGGCCCGACGAAGGCCCGGCCTTCGCCGCAGAGCATCGCCTCGCGGCGCGTTTCGTGCGCTTCGACGGTCGCTATCTGAACGAAACTCTTAGCCCTGCCCTGGTGGCGATGCTTGACTGAACTTCACAACGCCGCCACATCTTAGGCATACAAGTAAAGCGGCAGGTCGGCTTGACCGACTGCGAATCTTCGGGTTTTTCGTTTGTTATGCGCCGTTTGGCTCGCCAGGCCCTGAGTTTCCTGATGGTCGCCGCCGTTCTCGTGGCCGGCGGCCTGAACGGCTATGGCTCCGCGTTGGCGGCTTTCGACAAGCATGAGCACGGTACCCATGGCCTGCACGATCACGGTGCCCACGACCACGCGGGTCATCATGATCACGTCGACGATAGTTCGGATGTCGCCGATGCAACGCAGGATGGCGACGACCCGTCCTCGAAGTGCGGCCTGTGTACACACTTTCACGTGCATGGATGCTGCACCTATGCAGTGCCTGCCGCAGATCTCACCTTGAAGCTGGCCCATCGGCACGACTCCGTTCCGGTCGCTGCCTCGCACATTCCGCTTGGCCAGCTCGCAACCCCTCTTTTCCGCCCGCCGCGCGCCATCGCCTGACCATGCCTTCCATCGGCTGCATTCGGCAGCGGACGCGAGGCATTGCGACAGGCAACCGATAGGCGCGGTGATGTGCTGCCTCTGGCTCTCGCGATCTGCGTAGCCGGGCGAAAATAACGATCTCCCACCCGTCGCGTTGCTCGAGACTCCTCAAGGATTCCGAGGCGCCAAATGACCCGTTCTGCCGTTACGGCACTCATATTGATGTTTTTCACTGCCTTCGCCGGCCCCGGCCACGCTCATGGAGATGGCGGGCATGGAGAAGCAAGCGCGACCGCGGCACCGACAGTGCCGAGGGTCGTCGCAGAAGGATCGGACATAGAACTCGTCGCGACAGCCGACGGGCACACGTTGACCATCTATCTCGATCGCAAAGATACGAACGCGCCGGTCGACGGGGCGACGGTCGAAGTGATGGGCGAAGGCGTCCCCCAGGCCTCCGCAAAGGCGGTCGGCAATGGTGTGTACGCGATCGAGGGCGAGTGGCTGGATGAGCCCGGCAGCAAGGCGCTGACCTTCGTCGTCACGGCCGACGGCGTGCCGGACCTGCTCGCAGGCGTGATCGCGATCCCTGCTGAAGCGTCGGATGACCACGGCTCCGCATCCTGGTGGTCGACGCTGACGACGCGCCCGGAGTTGTGGCTGCTGGCGCTCACCATCGGGCTCGGCGGCTTCTTTCTGAGCTTCGCGTTCCGCCCGGTGCGCCTTTCGCCGGACGACACAAGTGCTCCTGCCGCCGTGCCGCCGTCGCGGAAGTTCAAGAGCGCGGCAGAGATCGTCCTGATCGCGGCGGTGGCCGCAGCCGCCCTCCCCGACCGCGTGCGCGCCCACGAAGACCATGATCTCGGCAGGCCGGCGGCCCCGGCGCAAGCCGGCGGCACTGCGCCGGTCAAGCTGCCCAACGGCGAAGTCTTTCTGCCCAAAACCACGCAACGCCTGCTGCACGTGCGCACGGCGCCAGCCGTCGTCGAGAAGGCCCAACCGTCGACGGAGCTTGTGGGGACCGTCATCGCAGATCCGGCTCACGAGGGTCGCGTACAGGCACCGATGGACGGCCAGATCGAGCTCGGCAAGAACGGCGTCTCTTTTGTTGGCCAGAAGGTGAAAGCCGGAGATGTTCTCGCCCGGCTGGCGCCAGCCATGCCGGTTTACGAGCGCGGCACGCTGGCCCAGGTCACGGCCGACGTTGAAGGCAAGCTGCGCATCGCCGAGCAGAAACTCGCACGGCTCACGCGCATTTCCGGCGATTACATCCCCCAACGCGAGATCGACGACACCAAGACGGAGATCGAAAGCTTGCGCGCCCAAAAGCGCGTTCTCGAACCGAAGAACGCGGAGCGCATGGAGCTCACGGCCCCCGTTTCGGGCATCATCTCGTTGGCAACCGTGCGCGCTGGGCAAGTCGTCTCGGCGCGTGACACGTTGTTTGAGATTGTCGATCCGAAACGCATCTGGATCGAAGCCATCGGCATCCCGGGAACGGATGACGAGAACGCCGTTACCGAAGCAACCGCAGTCGACGCCGAGGGCCACAAGATCCCATTGACCTTTGTGGGTCGCGCGCCCGCCCTGCGCCAGCAGGCCCTCCCTCTCCTGTTCCGTGTCGACGAGCCACACGCTTCGCTTGGCATCGGTGCCACGATCAAGGTCCTGGTCCGCCATGGCGCCCCTGTTGAGGGCATCATTGTCTCCGATGGAGCCGTCGTGCGCGCCCCGAACGGCCTGTCGCAAGTGTGGGTCAAGGTGGCGCCAGAGCGTTTCGCCCCGCGCACGGTGCGAACCGTGCCGCTCGATGGCGAACGCGTCGTGGTGACGGCCGGCCTCGAAAAAGGCGACCGCATCGTCATCAAGGCGGCTGGCCTGATCAATCAGGTGCGGTGAGGAGAGCGTGCGCCCGGATGGCCCAGCAGTGGTTGTCCGCGCGATGCAACGCAAAGGAAAAGCTCATGTTCAACGCAATTGTTCGCGGCAGCCTTGCCAACCGGCTCCTCGTGTTCGTGGCCGCCATTGCGGTCAGCATCTATGGCCTGATCACGCTCGCCCGCCTGCCCGTCGACGTGTTTCCTGATCTCAACCGACCGACCGTGACGTTGATGACCGAGGCGGAAGGGCTTGCGCCGGAAGAGGTCGAGCAGCTGATCACCTTCCCGATCGAGACCGCCATGAACGGCATGGCGGGAGTCTCGCGCGTGCGCTCGGTTTCGGGCGTTGGCCTCTCGATCGTCTACGTGGAATTCGACTGGTCCGCCGAGATCTACCGCGCGCGCCAGCAGGTCGCCGAGCGCCTGCAACTCGTACGCGAGCAGCTTCCGCCGAACATCTCGCCGCAAATGGGACCGATCTCATCCGTCATGGGCGAGATCATGCTGCTCGCCATGTCCAGCCAGAAGCCAGACGTCGTCGATCCAATGCAGTTGCGCGAGATCGCCGACTTCACCGTGCGTCCGCAACTGCTGACCGTGCCCGGGGTATCGCAGGTCATCCCCATTGGCGGCGAGGTTCGCCAATACCGCGTAGTCCCCGATCCGCGCCGTATGACAGGGCTAGACATCAGCTTCGAGGCCATCGAGCAGGCCATCAAGTCATTTGGCGCCAACACCGGCGGCGGATTCGTCGACCAGAAGACGCGCGAGTACCTGATACGCAACATCGGCCGCTCGACGCGCATCGATGACCTCAGAAATCTCGTCGTTACCTATCGCAACGGTCAGGCGATCACCCTGAGCCAGGTCGCGGACGTCGATTTCGCGGCCCGCACCAAGCGCGGCGACGCGGGCTTCAACGGCAAGCCGGCTGTCATCCTCGGCGTGCAGAAGCAGCCTGGTGCCGACACCGTCACTATCACGCGCGAGATCGAGCGCGTATTGCCAGAGTTGCAGCGTGTGATGCCGGACGGCGTGAGTGTTGCGGACATCCAGTTCCGCCAGGCGACGTTCATCGAGACGTCGATAGACAACGTGAAGCGGGTGCTGGTCGAGGCGCTGATCGTGGTCGCCATCGTCTTGTTCGCCTTCTTGCTTAACTGGCAGACGACGCTGATCTCTTTGCTCGCCATCCCGCTCTCGGTGTTGACTACGGTCATCGTGTTCCAGTTCATGGGGCTTTCGATCAACACCATGACGCTCGGCGGATTGGCCATCGCCATCGGTGCGCTGGTCGATGACGCCGTGGTCGACGTCGAGAACATCTATCGCCGTCTCGGGCTGCACCGCCTCGCGGGCGGGCGCGACCGGCGCTCGATCGAGGGGGTCGTCGGCGACGCCTCGATCGAGGTCCGCACTGGCATCCTGTACGCGACGGCGATCATCGTGCTCGTGTTCCTGCCGCTGTTCGCGCTCTCGGGCATCGAAGGCCGCCTGTTTGCCCCGCTCGGCATCGCTTTCATTATTTCGATTCTGGCCAGCCTTTTGGTTTCGATGACCGTGACGCCGGTACTCTCCTATTGGCTGCTGCCGCGCATGAAGAGCCTTGCGGAGCACGAAAGTCCACTTCAGCGCGTATTGAAGCGCTGGCAAAAGAGTGGCCTGGAATGGTGCTTCGAGCGGCCCACCTTCGTCATCGGCATGCCGGTTGCGGCCGTGCTGGCGGCCGTCGTAGCCGGATCGATGTTGCCGCGCGCCTTCCTGCCCGCCTTCAACGAGGGCACGGTCCTCGTCGGCTTATCGCTCGAGCCCGGCATAAGTCTCGCCGAGTCGGACCGCATCGGCCGCTTGGCCGAGATGATCATAGCAGCCGTGCCGGAGGTGCATTCCGTCGGTCGCCGCACCGGGCGCGCCGAACTCGACGAGCACGCAGAGGGCGTGCACGTGAGCGAGCTGGACGTGGACTTGAAACGCTCCGAACGCAGCCGCGAGGAGGTTCTCGCCGATATACGCGGACGCCTCTCGGTGTTGCCGACTTCGATCACCGTCGGCCAGCCCATCGCCCACCGTCTCGACCACATGCTGTCGGGCGTGCGCGCGCAGATCGCGCTCAAGATCTACGGCGACGATTACGACACGTTGCGTGCACTCGCGGCCGACCTCGAGACGCGCCTGCGCCGTATCCCCGGCATGGTCGATCTGCAGACCGAGCGTCAGGTGCGCATCCCCGAGCTGCAGGTTCGCGTCGATTACGAGAGGGCGAAGCGCTACGGGCTGAACCCGAGCACGATCACCGAGCAGCTTGAGACGCTCTCCAACGGCCGCGTCGTCTCGGAGATCATCGACCAGCAGAAGCGCTTCGACGTCGTGCTGCGCCTGTCGGATGCCGATCGCACGACGCGCGCGCTCGGCGACATGCTGATCGAGAGCCCGGCCGGCCGCATCCCGCTGCGGGCCGTAGCCGACGTCACCGAAACCGACGGTCCGAACCAGATCCTGCGCGAGAACAGTCGCCGACGCATCGCCGTGCTCGCGAACACGGATGGCTCGGACATGGCACGCATCATCGAGGCCGTCCGTGCTGAGATCGCCTCCGCTCCGCTGCCGCAGGGCTACTTCACGCGCCTCGAAGGCCAGTTCCAGGCGCAGGAGGAAGCCTCGCGTCTCATCGCGCTGCTCTCGCTGGTCTCGCTCGCGCTGATTTTTGTCGTGCTCTACACGCGCTATCGCTCGACCGCGCTTGCCCTGATCATCATGGGCAACGTGCCGCTGGCGCTGATCGGCAGCGTGGCAGCGCTATGGATCGCAGGCCAGCCGTTCTCCGTCGCGAGCGCCATCGGCTTCATCACGCTGACCGGCATTGCCACCCGCAACGGCATCCTGAAGATCAGCCACTACATCAACCTCACGCTGTTCGAGGGCGAGCGCTTCGGCCGCGAGATGGTGATCCGCGGCACGCTCGAGCGCCTGACGCCCGTCTTGATGACGGCGCTCGCCGCCGGCATCGCACTTCTGCCGCTGATGATCGGCGCCGACGAGCCGGGCAAGGAGATCCTGCATCCGGTCGCGATCACGATTTTCGGCGGCCTGTTCACAGCCACCATGCTCGACGCGTTTCTGACGCCGGTCCTGTTCCTGCTGTTCGGCAGGAAGCCGCTGGAGCGGTTGCAAGCCGAGCAGGCCACTGCCGTTCACGCCGAAGCCTTCTAACCCAGATCACAAAGGAGTTTTTTGATGATCAGACCATTCGTTGCCGCTCTTGCCGCGCTCGCCATCGGTGCGGGATTTGCCTTCGCCGACGAGGGGCACGACCACGACCATGGCAAGGGCCATGATCACTCGGCGAAGCACGGTGGCATCGTCGAGCACACGGAGCACCATCATTTCGAGCTCGTCGCCAAGGGCGGCACGCTCGAGCTCTACATCACGCATGAGGACGGCGATGCGGAGGACACAAGTCGCGCCAAAGCAACGGCCACCGTGCTCGCCGACGGCAAGACCGAGCAGGTCGCGCTTGCCCCGGCCGGCGGGAACGCACTCAAGGGCTCGGGCGGCTTCAACGCCGGCAAGGGCACGACCGTCGTTGTGTCGCTCACCATGCCAGACCACGAGCCCGAACAGGTTCGCTTCAAGCTCGACTAAGTCGGGAGGGAGGACCGTACCCAGCGGTTCTCCCATCCTGTCACGTCACGTCTTCATCTGGCCCAAATCCTGCCTCTTAATCACCGTGAGTGACGAGGTCACATATTGCGTTGCGCCATTCTGCGCTCCCGCTCCTCACGATGCTGAGGAACTACGATTTTGGGAGCGAGGCCGCAGGTATTTGATGTGTCAAGCTATTCCATTGATCCATCGCAAGTTTGAGCTGTCATGGTGTATTGCGCACCCGGATTGCGTTCAGTAAGAAATGAGGCGCCGATCTCTGAGGGGGGCGGCCGATCTCTGTGACTCTCACGCTTTGAATGCCTTCTTGTGCGGGACAGCGGCCTGATGACCGGCAAAGCTGATAGGCGTCGCCCATTGCTTGTGGCGATCGGATTGATCGCTGCGATCGGCGCAGCCTTGGTGGCGCCCGTCATGGTCGGAGCGCGCAAGGGTGAGCCCATTCCCGGCACCACGGTGCGTGCGGACTCGCGCGAGAGGCTGGCCATCACCGCGCCGATCGCGTTGTTCCAAACCCCCTCTGTTGTCCTCGAAAAAGGAACCGTCGCGCTGGTCGGTCCCGCGGCGGGCGAGAACCGCATCGGCGCACGGCTCTACGCACTGATGACGGGCGGCACGGCGGATCTCGTTCTCGATGGCGCCCGGCTGATCGTGGACCGCCGCGGTCAGTCTGCAGCCTCCGAAACCTCTGCTTCGCCGGCGGCGTCCACCACACATGCGGATGCGCCCGCCTTGTCCGAGGATCTCCGGCCCGTCGCTGCTTCTCTTT from Hyphomicrobium sp. CS1GBMeth3 includes:
- the exbB gene encoding tonB-system energizer ExbB, whose translation is MMFCSSKVPGARYRTAHSAGVVLAAILAVVGPSRAQEPVPPPSDVTQSQPAPAPSTSETPAANEAAPTPPSAQTEPGSPPAFAPTAPAADAAQPTDAPSDASPVLSQPSEPAASAATDADVAQDGAASTEAAPASGQPAAGPQLPHDLSPWGMYMQADIVVKAVMIGLAFASVVTWTVWLAKSLELSWAKRRVTRAFSSIHAASSLAEAAQRLQGQKGIVLGLIEHAAVELSLSADLSDKDGIKERVSSRLDGLVSAAGRDMNRGTGVLATIGSTAPFVGLFGTVWGIMNSFIGIAETQTTNLAVVAPGIAEALLATAIGLVAAIPAVIIYNHFARQIGGYKAMIAEASAEVMRLVSRDLDRGLRIARPRAAE
- the exbD gene encoding TonB system transport protein ExbD; translated protein: MAGRLEDGDDLAENHEINVTPFIDVMLVLLIIFMVAAPLSTVDVPVDLPVASAKPQKRPQKPLFLTVKQDMTLAFGNDTVTRGQLGSALDATTGSDRQQRVFLRADKTVPYGELMVVMNLLRQAGYLKVALVGLEEVPTPNTAQPGQPQPPAPSGSGAATSP
- a CDS encoding energy transducer TonB, with product MSNTFELLQSSWHGWRRWIGAGLLVLTLHVGGATAALWNWEPEEFEEDPEGAMMVELAPMPIAPAEERINLAPGPLSEDSVPVPPTEEVKEITPEELLPPVEESLKAPDPEVALEKIKPVEEKEEEEEKKPQEEVQAQTVASVAAAPPPIEAAEKGPKPAAPRQGNSRKPNQAELSWQRALNLHLSKHKRYPGEARSRRIQGVVMVSFSVDGKGRVKNARMVNGSGSPLLDDEALEMLSRASPIPAPPNMTAADVREFTMPIQFNIR
- a CDS encoding efflux RND transporter periplasmic adaptor subunit: MTRSAVTALILMFFTAFAGPGHAHGDGGHGEASATAAPTVPRVVAEGSDIELVATADGHTLTIYLDRKDTNAPVDGATVEVMGEGVPQASAKAVGNGVYAIEGEWLDEPGSKALTFVVTADGVPDLLAGVIAIPAEASDDHGSASWWSTLTTRPELWLLALTIGLGGFFLSFAFRPVRLSPDDTSAPAAVPPSRKFKSAAEIVLIAAVAAAALPDRVRAHEDHDLGRPAAPAQAGGTAPVKLPNGEVFLPKTTQRLLHVRTAPAVVEKAQPSTELVGTVIADPAHEGRVQAPMDGQIELGKNGVSFVGQKVKAGDVLARLAPAMPVYERGTLAQVTADVEGKLRIAEQKLARLTRISGDYIPQREIDDTKTEIESLRAQKRVLEPKNAERMELTAPVSGIISLATVRAGQVVSARDTLFEIVDPKRIWIEAIGIPGTDDENAVTEATAVDAEGHKIPLTFVGRAPALRQQALPLLFRVDEPHASLGIGATIKVLVRHGAPVEGIIVSDGAVVRAPNGLSQVWVKVAPERFAPRTVRTVPLDGERVVVTAGLEKGDRIVIKAAGLINQVR
- a CDS encoding efflux RND transporter permease subunit, whose product is MFNAIVRGSLANRLLVFVAAIAVSIYGLITLARLPVDVFPDLNRPTVTLMTEAEGLAPEEVEQLITFPIETAMNGMAGVSRVRSVSGVGLSIVYVEFDWSAEIYRARQQVAERLQLVREQLPPNISPQMGPISSVMGEIMLLAMSSQKPDVVDPMQLREIADFTVRPQLLTVPGVSQVIPIGGEVRQYRVVPDPRRMTGLDISFEAIEQAIKSFGANTGGGFVDQKTREYLIRNIGRSTRIDDLRNLVVTYRNGQAITLSQVADVDFAARTKRGDAGFNGKPAVILGVQKQPGADTVTITREIERVLPELQRVMPDGVSVADIQFRQATFIETSIDNVKRVLVEALIVVAIVLFAFLLNWQTTLISLLAIPLSVLTTVIVFQFMGLSINTMTLGGLAIAIGALVDDAVVDVENIYRRLGLHRLAGGRDRRSIEGVVGDASIEVRTGILYATAIIVLVFLPLFALSGIEGRLFAPLGIAFIISILASLLVSMTVTPVLSYWLLPRMKSLAEHESPLQRVLKRWQKSGLEWCFERPTFVIGMPVAAVLAAVVAGSMLPRAFLPAFNEGTVLVGLSLEPGISLAESDRIGRLAEMIIAAVPEVHSVGRRTGRAELDEHAEGVHVSELDVDLKRSERSREEVLADIRGRLSVLPTSITVGQPIAHRLDHMLSGVRAQIALKIYGDDYDTLRALAADLETRLRRIPGMVDLQTERQVRIPELQVRVDYERAKRYGLNPSTITEQLETLSNGRVVSEIIDQQKRFDVVLRLSDADRTTRALGDMLIESPAGRIPLRAVADVTETDGPNQILRENSRRRIAVLANTDGSDMARIIEAVRAEIASAPLPQGYFTRLEGQFQAQEEASRLIALLSLVSLALIFVVLYTRYRSTALALIIMGNVPLALIGSVAALWIAGQPFSVASAIGFITLTGIATRNGILKISHYINLTLFEGERFGREMVIRGTLERLTPVLMTALAAGIALLPLMIGADEPGKEILHPVAITIFGGLFTATMLDAFLTPVLFLLFGRKPLERLQAEQATAVHAEAF